A genomic window from Methylorubrum extorquens includes:
- the ubiB gene encoding 2-polyprenylphenol 6-hydroxylase yields MLGAVFHLARGAHVGFVLAREGGLALIDPAPLPPHLRLALKLGRSLERRGIATAPGASPLERALTRLGPSYVKFGQFLATRPDIVGMAAARDLERLQDRVPPFPQGVALRVVEQELGKPVPVLFTAFSEPVAAASIAQVHKATVLDADGTQRNLAVKVMRPGVRERFARDIQAMRFMARIVSALLPDAERLRPREVVEILARSVTMEMDLRLEAAAMSELAQNTAGDTDFRTPRPEWALTSRDVLTSEWIDGVRLNDRPGIVAAGHDPKALGRTVIQSFLRQAIRDGFFHADMHPGNLFVDPQGRLVAVDFGIMGRLGHAERRFLAEILLGFITRDYRRVAQVHFEAGYVPRHHSVDDFAQAIRAIGEPIHQRRADEISMAKVLTLLFDVTALFDMSTRTELVMLQKTMVVVEGVARSLDPQLDMWTGAEPVVRSWITRHLGPVGRIEGGARAALTLAEVVSDIPDIAQRIRRIMIRLDEEGSQNIQVMERIARLERRRAIWATVALWGIAVGALVLAFR; encoded by the coding sequence ATGCTCGGCGCGGTCTTCCACCTCGCCCGCGGCGCCCATGTCGGCTTCGTGCTCGCCCGCGAGGGCGGGCTGGCGCTGATCGACCCGGCGCCCTTGCCGCCGCATCTGCGGCTCGCGCTGAAGCTCGGCCGCTCGCTGGAGCGGCGCGGCATCGCGACGGCCCCTGGTGCCAGCCCGCTGGAGCGGGCGCTGACCCGGCTCGGCCCCTCCTACGTCAAGTTCGGCCAGTTCCTGGCGACGCGGCCCGACATCGTCGGCATGGCCGCCGCGCGCGATCTGGAGCGGCTTCAGGACCGGGTTCCGCCCTTCCCGCAGGGGGTGGCGCTGCGGGTGGTGGAGCAGGAGCTGGGCAAGCCGGTCCCGGTCCTGTTCACCGCCTTCAGCGAGCCGGTGGCCGCGGCGTCCATCGCCCAGGTCCACAAGGCGACGGTGCTCGACGCCGACGGCACGCAGCGTAACCTCGCCGTCAAGGTGATGCGGCCCGGCGTGCGCGAGCGGTTCGCGCGCGACATCCAGGCGATGCGGTTCATGGCCCGCATCGTCAGCGCGCTCCTGCCCGATGCCGAGCGCCTGCGCCCGCGGGAGGTGGTCGAGATCCTGGCCCGCTCCGTCACCATGGAGATGGACCTTCGCCTTGAAGCGGCGGCGATGTCGGAACTCGCGCAGAACACCGCGGGCGACACGGATTTCCGCACGCCGCGCCCCGAATGGGCCCTGACCTCGCGGGACGTGCTGACAAGCGAGTGGATCGACGGCGTACGCCTCAACGACCGCCCCGGCATCGTCGCGGCCGGCCACGACCCGAAGGCGCTCGGCCGCACGGTGATCCAGTCCTTCCTGAGGCAGGCGATCCGCGACGGGTTCTTCCACGCGGACATGCATCCGGGGAACCTGTTCGTCGATCCGCAGGGGCGGCTGGTGGCCGTCGATTTCGGCATCATGGGCCGGCTCGGCCACGCCGAGCGGCGCTTCCTCGCCGAGATTCTTCTGGGCTTCATCACCCGCGACTATCGCCGCGTCGCCCAGGTGCATTTCGAGGCCGGCTACGTGCCGCGCCACCATTCGGTGGACGATTTCGCGCAGGCCATCCGGGCGATCGGCGAGCCGATCCACCAGCGCCGGGCCGACGAGATCTCCATGGCCAAGGTGCTCACGCTGCTGTTCGACGTGACCGCCCTGTTCGACATGAGCACCCGCACCGAACTGGTCATGCTCCAAAAGACCATGGTGGTGGTGGAGGGCGTCGCCCGTTCGCTCGACCCGCAGCTCGACATGTGGACCGGCGCCGAACCGGTGGTGCGCTCGTGGATCACCCGCCATCTCGGCCCCGTCGGCCGGATCGAGGGCGGCGCCCGCGCGGCGCTGACGCTCGCCGAGGTCGTTTCCGACATTCCCGACATCGCGCAGCGCATCCGCCGCATCATGATCCGCCTCGACGAGGAGGGATCGCAGAACATCCAAGTGATGGAGCGGATCGCCCGGCTGGAACGGCGGCGGGCGATCTGGGCGACGGTCGCGCTATGGGGGATCGCGGTGGGGGCGCTGGTGCTGGCCTTCCGGTGA
- a CDS encoding dihydrofolate reductase has protein sequence MIDVRCICAIGQRGQLGLNGQLPWEGNTDPLFVEDVTRFFALTMGHVLIAGPKTVASVPEFAFKDRTIDVIRSHEDPEQVLARYPGRRIFVGGGIAVWNVYAQYIQHWDVTRLPYDGEADRWFDPAWLVGGPLRR, from the coding sequence ATGATCGACGTCCGCTGCATCTGCGCCATCGGCCAGCGGGGCCAGCTCGGCCTCAACGGGCAGCTCCCCTGGGAGGGCAACACCGATCCGCTCTTTGTCGAGGACGTGACGCGCTTCTTCGCGCTCACCATGGGCCATGTCCTGATTGCCGGCCCAAAGACCGTGGCCTCCGTGCCCGAGTTCGCGTTCAAGGACCGCACCATCGACGTGATCCGTTCGCACGAGGATCCGGAACAGGTGCTGGCCCGCTATCCCGGCCGGCGCATCTTCGTCGGCGGCGGCATCGCGGTCTGGAACGTGTACGCGCAATACATCCAGCACTGGGACGTCACCCGCCTCCCCTACGACGGCGAGGCCGACCGCTGGTTCGATCCGGCCTGGCTCGTCGGCGGACCGCTGCGGCGCTGA
- the ubiE gene encoding bifunctional demethylmenaquinone methyltransferase/2-methoxy-6-polyprenyl-1,4-benzoquinol methylase UbiE has product MSGTDPRAGDSEATADFGYERVRLSEKQAKVDDVFRSVARRYDLMNDLMSGGLHRLWKSHLISMLRPSRTRPHQHLDVAGGTGDIAFRTLEAGGPETHVTVLDINEAMLRVGAERAGHKYDGRIDFVTGNAETLPLPSNHFDSYTIAFGIRNVPRIDVALREAHRVLKPGGRFLCLEFSRVDLPVLEKIYDAYSFHVIPRIGERVAGDRESYQYLVESIRKFPSPDSFARMIETAGFAHVSHRRLSGGIVAIHSGWKIS; this is encoded by the coding sequence ATGAGCGGAACGGACCCGAGAGCCGGCGACAGCGAAGCCACCGCCGATTTCGGCTACGAGCGCGTGCGCCTCTCCGAGAAGCAGGCCAAGGTGGACGACGTCTTCCGCTCGGTCGCGCGCCGCTACGACCTGATGAACGACCTGATGTCGGGCGGGCTGCACCGGCTCTGGAAGTCGCACCTGATCTCGATGCTGCGCCCGTCGCGCACGCGGCCCCACCAGCATCTCGATGTGGCCGGCGGCACCGGCGACATCGCCTTCCGCACCCTCGAAGCGGGCGGCCCCGAGACCCACGTCACCGTGCTCGACATCAACGAGGCGATGCTGCGGGTCGGCGCCGAGCGGGCCGGGCACAAGTACGACGGCCGCATCGATTTCGTCACCGGCAACGCCGAGACGCTGCCCCTGCCGTCGAACCATTTCGACAGCTACACCATCGCCTTCGGCATCCGGAACGTGCCGCGCATCGACGTGGCGCTGCGCGAGGCGCACCGGGTGCTCAAGCCGGGCGGGCGCTTCCTGTGCCTGGAATTCTCGCGGGTCGATCTGCCGGTGCTGGAGAAGATCTACGACGCCTACTCCTTCCACGTGATCCCGCGCATCGGCGAGCGGGTGGCGGGCGACCGCGAATCCTACCAGTACCTCGTCGAGTCGATCCGTAAGTTCCCCTCCCCCGACTCGTTCGCCCGGATGATCGAGACGGCGGGCTTTGCCCATGTCAGCCACCGCCGGCTCTCCGGCGGCATCGTCGCGATCCATTCCGGCTGGAAGATTTCTTGA
- a CDS encoding lipid II:glycine glycyltransferase FemX, with product MTAQVAVIDRSEAEDWDEILWQHPAANLYTSRSWGRYKSRLGWTVRQVALNDNGADLAYIQYQERRTGPVRRILVQGGPVLTMRGQFRAEAVMTAFLDHLALRPADLLAVKSYRPQDPEGVTALLSHGFVPVVGAQDHTIELDLTPETDAILAAADRRWRREVNKATGQSDLTAVFLTDPDERLRAFDTFVRMYAALQQRKGFSSDLDTAAYRDLAASDPHLLFLEIRQGGEPILVRIVHTARERWTDFFTASDERARSTGAATLAVWRIIERARQEGVRRFDFGGVDPAGNRGVFDFKRALSRNVIQGGPTWIYARNPLIRRAAATALFLRQI from the coding sequence ATGACAGCTCAGGTCGCGGTCATCGACCGTTCGGAGGCCGAGGATTGGGACGAGATCCTCTGGCAGCACCCGGCCGCCAACCTCTACACGTCCCGGAGTTGGGGCCGCTACAAGAGCCGGCTCGGATGGACCGTCCGGCAGGTCGCCCTGAACGACAACGGCGCGGATCTCGCCTACATCCAGTATCAGGAGCGCCGCACCGGCCCCGTGCGCCGGATCCTCGTGCAGGGCGGGCCGGTCCTCACGATGCGTGGGCAGTTCCGGGCGGAAGCGGTGATGACCGCCTTCCTCGACCATCTCGCCCTGCGCCCGGCGGACCTGCTCGCGGTGAAGAGCTACCGGCCCCAGGACCCGGAGGGGGTCACCGCCCTGCTGTCGCACGGCTTCGTGCCCGTCGTCGGGGCTCAGGATCACACGATCGAACTCGACCTGACACCGGAGACGGACGCGATCCTGGCCGCGGCCGACCGGCGCTGGCGGCGGGAGGTCAACAAGGCGACGGGACAGTCCGATCTCACCGCCGTCTTCCTGACGGACCCGGACGAGCGGCTGCGGGCCTTCGACACCTTCGTGCGGATGTATGCCGCCCTCCAGCAGCGCAAGGGCTTCTCGAGTGACCTCGACACGGCCGCCTATCGCGACCTCGCGGCGTCCGACCCGCACCTGCTCTTCCTCGAAATCCGCCAGGGCGGAGAGCCGATCCTCGTGCGCATCGTCCACACCGCGCGCGAGCGCTGGACCGATTTCTTCACGGCGTCGGACGAGCGGGCCCGGTCGACCGGTGCGGCCACCCTCGCCGTCTGGCGGATCATCGAGCGCGCCCGTCAGGAAGGCGTCCGCCGCTTCGATTTCGGCGGTGTCGATCCGGCCGGGAACCGCGGCGTCTTTGATTTCAAGCGGGCCTTGAGCCGCAACGTGATCCAGGGCGGTCCGACTTGGATCTACGCGCGCAACCCCCTCATTCGCCGCGCCGCCGCGACCGCCCTGTTCCTGCGCCAGATCTGA
- the speB gene encoding agmatinase, translated as MADDSGSAGARAERLARFQPASGMATPRFSGLASFMRLPVLDPAEAVGKGAGEAAGRVEIGLIGIPFDGTTTGRPGARHGPRAVREASTGTRALNHATGVAPYALAACADLGDVPVNPVDAAETARRIEAFYRPLAEAGIVPLTVGGDHFITYPVLRALGAARPLGLIHIDAHSDTDDAQYGGSRLTHGTPFRRAVEAGVLDPRRCIQIGIRGSMDAADERDWALAQGMRILTMEEVCARGLPEVAAEARAVVGEGPTYLSFDIDALDPAFAPGTGTPEIGGFTTREALHLLRALRGLDLVGADVVEVAPPLDSAGITALAGAGIAFEILCLLAERVAARG; from the coding sequence ATGGCGGATGACAGCGGGTCGGCGGGCGCGCGGGCGGAACGGCTGGCGCGGTTCCAGCCGGCCTCGGGGATGGCGACGCCGCGCTTCTCGGGCCTTGCGAGCTTCATGCGGCTGCCGGTGCTTGATCCCGCCGAGGCCGTGGGAAAAGGGGCAGGTGAAGCGGCGGGGCGGGTCGAGATCGGCCTGATCGGCATCCCCTTCGACGGCACCACCACGGGTCGCCCCGGCGCCCGGCACGGCCCGCGGGCCGTGCGCGAGGCCTCCACCGGCACGCGGGCGCTCAACCACGCCACGGGGGTGGCGCCCTACGCTCTGGCGGCCTGCGCCGATCTCGGCGACGTCCCGGTCAACCCGGTGGACGCCGCCGAGACCGCCCGGCGCATCGAGGCGTTCTACCGGCCGCTCGCCGAGGCCGGGATCGTGCCGCTCACGGTGGGCGGCGACCACTTCATCACCTATCCGGTGTTGCGGGCGCTCGGCGCCGCCCGGCCGCTCGGGCTGATCCACATCGACGCCCACAGCGACACCGACGACGCGCAGTATGGCGGGTCACGGCTCACCCACGGCACGCCGTTCCGGCGCGCGGTCGAGGCCGGGGTGCTCGACCCGCGGCGCTGCATCCAGATCGGCATCCGCGGCAGCATGGATGCGGCCGACGAGCGCGACTGGGCCCTGGCGCAGGGCATGCGCATCCTGACGATGGAGGAGGTCTGCGCCCGCGGCCTGCCGGAGGTGGCCGCGGAAGCCCGCGCCGTCGTGGGCGAGGGCCCGACCTATCTCAGCTTCGACATCGATGCCCTCGACCCCGCCTTCGCCCCCGGCACCGGCACGCCGGAGATCGGCGGCTTCACCACCCGCGAGGCGCTGCACCTGCTGCGGGCCCTGCGCGGCCTCGATCTCGTCGGGGCGGACGTGGTGGAGGTCGCCCCTCCGCTCGATTCCGCCGGCATCACGGCGCTGGCGGGCGCCGGCATCGCCTTCGAGATCCTGTGCCTGCTGGCGGAGCGGGTCGCGGCCCGCGGCTGA
- the coaBC gene encoding bifunctional phosphopantothenoylcysteine decarboxylase/phosphopantothenate--cysteine ligase CoaBC, which yields MSSPSPKPLAGRRILLIVGGGIAAYKALDLIRRLRERGAQVRPLLTDSAQEFVTPLAAAALAGERAHTDLFDRESEADIGHIKLARDADAIVVAPATANLMARMATGHAPDLAATVLLATTLPILIAPAMNVRMWLHRATQRNLATLQADGVAVVGPNEGAMAEAEFGPGRLAEPHEIADALEALLSQRSGGQGLGFLAGRETPKKLLAGRHVLVTSGPTHEPIDPVRYLANRSSGRQGHAVAAAAAEAGARVTLVSGPVAIPDPAGVTVVRVESARQMLAAVEAALPADLAIFAAAVGDWRPAEMRAGKIKKDGSLPPPLQLVENPDILATIAGRAEGRPPLVVGFAAETDDVIANAQRKIARKGCDWIVANDVSAEGGVMGGTENTVHLVARDGGVESRVETWPKLGKEEVGRRLVARFAELLAAKSR from the coding sequence ATGTCGTCTCCGTCTCCCAAGCCCCTCGCCGGCCGCCGCATCCTCCTGATCGTCGGCGGCGGCATCGCCGCCTACAAGGCGCTCGATCTGATCCGGCGCCTGCGCGAGCGTGGGGCGCAGGTGCGCCCGCTGCTGACCGACTCGGCCCAGGAGTTCGTGACGCCGCTGGCCGCCGCCGCGCTCGCCGGGGAGCGGGCGCATACCGACCTGTTCGACCGGGAGAGCGAGGCCGATATCGGCCATATCAAGCTCGCGCGGGATGCCGACGCCATCGTGGTGGCGCCGGCCACCGCCAACCTGATGGCGCGGATGGCGACCGGCCACGCGCCGGACCTCGCCGCGACGGTGCTGCTCGCCACCACCCTGCCGATCCTGATCGCCCCGGCCATGAACGTGCGGATGTGGCTGCACCGGGCCACGCAGCGGAACCTCGCAACCCTACAGGCGGATGGCGTCGCGGTGGTCGGGCCCAACGAGGGCGCGATGGCCGAGGCCGAGTTCGGCCCCGGGCGGCTGGCCGAGCCGCACGAGATCGCCGACGCCCTCGAAGCCCTGCTGTCTCAACGTTCGGGGGGCCAAGGCCTGGGATTCCTGGCCGGCCGCGAAACCCCGAAAAAGCTGCTGGCGGGGCGGCACGTGCTCGTTACCTCGGGGCCGACCCATGAGCCGATCGATCCGGTGCGCTACCTCGCTAACCGCTCCTCGGGGCGGCAGGGCCACGCGGTCGCCGCCGCCGCGGCCGAGGCTGGCGCCCGCGTCACCCTGGTCTCCGGGCCGGTGGCGATCCCCGACCCGGCGGGCGTCACCGTGGTGCGGGTCGAGAGCGCCCGGCAGATGCTCGCCGCGGTCGAGGCGGCCCTGCCCGCCGATCTGGCGATCTTCGCCGCCGCGGTCGGCGACTGGCGCCCAGCCGAGATGCGGGCGGGCAAGATCAAGAAGGACGGCAGCCTGCCGCCGCCGCTGCAACTGGTCGAGAACCCGGACATCCTCGCCACCATTGCCGGCCGCGCCGAGGGGCGCCCGCCCCTCGTGGTGGGCTTTGCCGCCGAGACCGACGACGTGATCGCCAACGCGCAGCGGAAGATCGCGCGGAAGGGCTGCGACTGGATCGTCGCCAACGACGTCTCGGCGGAGGGCGGGGTCATGGGCGGCACCGAGAACACCGTCCACCTCGTCGCCCGCGACGGCGGCGTCGAGAGCCGCGTCGAGACGTGGCCGAAGCTCGGCAAGGAGGAGGTCGGACGGCGGCTGGTGGCGCGCTTTGCCGAGCTGCTGGCAGCGAAATCGCGATGA
- a CDS encoding SDR family NAD(P)-dependent oxidoreductase, producing the protein MADRILDGRVAVVTGASRGIGRAAALALAGAGGHVVAVARTQGGLEELDDAIRSAGGNATLVPLDLTDFDAIDRLGAALNERWGRLDIVVGNAGILGNLMPVSHVTPKVWDGVMAINVTANWRLIRSFDPLLQRSDAGRAVFVSSGAAAKCRAYWGPYSVSKAALEAMVRTYAAENERTRVRAMLLNPGPLRTSMRAAAMPGEDPATLKTPEELAPHFVRLASPEWNETGKLYDFPSDRVLAFSAPQ; encoded by the coding sequence ACCGGCGCCTCGCGCGGCATCGGCCGGGCTGCGGCGCTCGCCCTGGCGGGGGCGGGGGGCCACGTCGTCGCGGTCGCCCGCACGCAGGGGGGGCTGGAGGAACTCGACGACGCGATCCGCTCCGCCGGCGGCAACGCCACACTGGTGCCTCTCGACCTCACCGATTTCGACGCCATCGACCGCCTGGGTGCGGCGCTCAACGAGCGCTGGGGCCGGCTCGACATCGTGGTCGGCAATGCCGGCATCCTCGGCAACCTGATGCCGGTGAGCCACGTCACGCCCAAGGTCTGGGATGGGGTGATGGCGATCAACGTCACCGCCAACTGGCGCCTGATCCGCTCGTTCGACCCGCTCTTGCAGCGTTCGGACGCGGGGAGGGCGGTCTTCGTCTCCTCGGGCGCGGCCGCGAAGTGCCGGGCCTATTGGGGGCCCTACTCCGTCTCGAAGGCGGCGCTGGAGGCGATGGTGCGCACCTATGCCGCCGAGAACGAGCGCACGCGGGTGCGCGCCATGCTGCTCAATCCGGGTCCGCTGCGCACGAGCATGCGCGCGGCGGCGATGCCGGGCGAGGATCCGGCGACGCTGAAGACCCCGGAGGAACTGGCCCCGCATTTCGTGCGCCTCGCCTCCCCCGAATGGAACGAGACGGGCAAGCTCTACGATTTCCCCAGCGACCGGGTTCTCGCCTTCTCCGCACCCCAGTAA
- a CDS encoding HD-GYP domain-containing protein, whose amino-acid sequence MREPRDRHGGQDARERGRDARSEDVVVLVSDRRERAERLARGIALVLPCRVIEPGAGLPSGRPVAFVVDIAADLSADRVTDRGRAWIRWLTTNIRESGLPCLYLARGNAAQDAAAATVLGAPTVIDPRQSAGIVPTLTRLVAEGRAARRMAPARVQGAADRPPELRVARATSLLTRLFDKAAAGRPPSPEEAEEGTRIVLDTVSEVGIRAWLDLVWRHDIQVYQHSLSVAGFAAAFAAELGFSPNDRQRLAKAALLHDVGKALIPHAILNKPGPLTPDEMAVMRTHAALGADLLAKETAFEPEILDVVRYHHERLDGSGYPEGLKGPQISDLVRLVAICDVHSALTERRVYRPPLPAAEAAAIMQAQAGQLDPDLLRVYRPIVLRAGGAAGGPSVQG is encoded by the coding sequence ATGCGGGAACCTCGAGACCGACACGGAGGCCAGGACGCACGCGAACGCGGCCGGGACGCGCGCTCCGAGGATGTCGTCGTTCTCGTCTCGGACCGCCGCGAGCGGGCGGAGCGGCTGGCCCGCGGCATTGCCCTCGTCCTGCCCTGCCGCGTGATCGAGCCCGGCGCCGGCTTGCCGTCCGGCCGGCCCGTCGCCTTCGTCGTCGATATCGCCGCTGATCTATCCGCCGACCGTGTCACCGACCGGGGGCGGGCCTGGATCAGATGGCTCACCACGAACATCCGCGAGAGCGGGCTGCCCTGCCTCTATCTCGCCCGCGGCAACGCGGCTCAGGACGCGGCAGCCGCGACGGTGCTCGGCGCGCCGACGGTGATCGATCCGCGCCAATCCGCAGGCATCGTCCCGACGCTCACGCGCCTCGTCGCGGAGGGGAGGGCGGCGCGCCGCATGGCGCCCGCGCGCGTTCAGGGAGCGGCAGACCGCCCACCCGAGCTGCGTGTGGCGCGGGCCACCAGCCTCCTCACCCGCCTGTTCGACAAGGCCGCCGCCGGCCGTCCGCCGAGCCCGGAGGAAGCGGAGGAGGGCACGCGGATCGTGCTCGACACGGTCTCCGAAGTCGGCATCCGCGCTTGGCTCGATCTCGTCTGGCGCCACGACATCCAGGTCTACCAGCACTCCCTGAGCGTGGCCGGCTTCGCGGCTGCCTTCGCGGCCGAACTCGGCTTTTCCCCGAACGACCGGCAGAGGCTGGCCAAGGCCGCGCTCCTGCACGATGTCGGCAAGGCGCTGATCCCCCACGCCATCCTCAACAAGCCGGGCCCGCTCACGCCCGACGAAATGGCGGTGATGCGCACGCATGCCGCGCTCGGCGCCGATCTGCTGGCGAAGGAGACCGCCTTCGAGCCCGAGATCCTCGACGTGGTGCGCTACCACCACGAGCGCCTCGACGGATCGGGCTATCCGGAGGGATTGAAGGGGCCGCAGATCAGCGATCTCGTGCGGCTCGTGGCGATCTGCGACGTCCACTCGGCCCTGACCGAGCGCCGGGTCTACCGCCCGCCGCTGCCCGCCGCCGAGGCCGCCGCGATCATGCAGGCCCAGGCCGGCCAGCTCGATCCCGACCTGCTCCGGGTCTACCGCCCGATCGTCCTCCGCGCCGGCGGCGCCGCAGGCGGACCCTCCGTCCAGGGCTGA